ATGGTTCCAAACGGACCTTGTTGATTTCTATCTATCTCTATTTAATCAACAATCTCTATTAAAAATATGATGGTATGAATGATAGATTTTTATCACTATTAACGTCtatctaataaaaaaaaattaaaattaaaaatttaaatatagtaaaacaaAGTCAAACTCCATAACCTAAATTTCACTATATTTATATTATGGAGTTTGactttgttttgttatatttaattttttaattttaattttaattttttttattttaggttGAATTACAAtctcaaattttgaatttttttgtttaatggACACCTTAATTTCTAAAATCTAAAAGTATCTAatagttatttatttatatttttttggtttgtacatattcaattttaatgatattttattaAAGGAAAAACTTTGTTTCTTTTAAGTTCACTCCATTTTAGTTTGACAATACGAGGACGTAGATTTGATCGTCTATTAGTTAAGGTGAGGTCAAAATGTTTAAACTAATCAATTTATATTTAAGTTGGCATATTAATTCTCCCTCATATTACTAGAATAATctattgaaattattttaatcGGAAAGAAAATTGTAGTGTATATCTAAGCTAAAGATTCAATTTGTTAAAATCACAAGTTGAACAAAAGTTAATGTGATAGGTGAAACTCCccataaaatttgatttttctcatttccaaaaatagttaaaataagaaaattgtTGTTAATATAATGATCCAAAAGGATAGTGATCGTTTTATTCTCATGATCGCTAAAAGTctatataaataattatagaTATGGCAACTTGATCCTAAGTCATCAATTAAGTGAGAGATGTGTCCTCAACTAAAGAGTTAAAAGAATTTTAATCTTTTACCtcatgtattttttaaaagcaTAGTACAAGTGTTTTAATTAGACAACCAAAATGGATAACATGCATTGTCTTTATGGACGTGGAAAATAAGTGTATTCTCACTTGGTGTTAGGTTGCATTTCTTAATCAAGTACAACCACCACATGTTTTGATCGTTACCATCATGTCCCTAATAGTTTTAATGCGCACACTACAATGACGTTTAGTGGGACATCATGGTAACACTTAAAACATGTGATATAGATCGTACAACGTAACCTAAAATCAACTAAAagtctctaaattttttttgtaatctTAAAGATATTTGCATGTCATTAATTGTGATCATCCAATTAAACCGTATGAAAAGTATGTATTACCAATATTTTTCCAAGTGTTAAAAAAATCTTTCAAATTTGTTGGTAAATAAACAATACAAAGGAtcatgaaattaaataaaactaagATAAATAAAAGGacgtttgcaaaaatagcaaaaaaaaattatgataatagaaCCTAAGttactacattttttaaataacaaatttaaaagtgaatAGCCAATATATCTAATTATTCAACAATCAAATTCGCAatgtgcaaaaaaaaaaaaaagtatatatatatatatactatagattgcttttttctaaatttttttatcatgtaatttctcataaataaatgtattaaaattgtaaaaaaaaaaaagaaaagaaaagaaaactttttaACTAACAATATGTTCGAGCTTGTTAGGATTATTTTAAGTTAACCCATTAAAAAAATGTTCTTGAATTGGTTCACACTTGTTTTGATGCCcccatacttttttttttttttttttgttaagccAAACATTTCATTAACCCCCAAGATCATCTCACTCTTGCTCTCATTAATCATTAACACACATCCTTGCTTTTGATacttattcttaactcttgctTCTCACTCTCGTTGCTTCTTGCTCGCTAATATATCCTCACATTTAATCCTTATTATTGACTCTTGCTACTCTTCTTATCCCCCCATAAAAGAAAGCAAATCGcaagaacaataaaaaaatgGAGGAAGTGAGGAGCAGGAGAATCTAAACCCTAAGCAGCAAGCAAAGATCCCAACCCATATATACGATGTTTTGCTTTGGTAATTTTATGCTGATATGACTTAAGCAAAAGGTAAAGAAAACATGGTCAAATTTCATTTGAGCCTTCCAAACCGTCCCCctgtagataaaaaaaaaatgcaaagtAAAAGTGCTCAGGGCCTCGAaatcaaaaaaagaaaggagaatTGCTTTCAGGTTGATAGTAGCACAAGCCATTGCAGCAAATGCACTAAAATCATGCATTAACGTTGGAATTAATTTAAACACATCCTCTATTAAGCAACTGATGTGCagcatttcttttttcaatcacccaatgaaaattttagaaaaatgacaCAAACTAGGTTAGTAAATCTCCTACCATCATACCAAGATCTGAAATAGCTCATTCACAGgagcttttcttttcttcttccccaTTAGAATTCTGGGGTCAGCGCTTTCAACTTTGATTCTGTACAACTCATGGCAACTTATGAATATTTGTCGGCCTCTTTTTAAAAGCCTTATTCTTGTTGAGAATCTTTCAAGAAATTCCACGCTAACAATGCAGCCCCAATTGCTGGCTCCACCTGGTTTTAGTTCAAGAATACGTATGGGTGATTATTGCAAGGTGAACATACATTACTGTTACATATACTCGTGATTTAAAGACAACAATAATTTGGAAGCACGTCTGTGCGTGTAAAGATTTAAGAACAATAATGTTACAAGAGTTCCAAAACAGCATTGCGGTTATGGTAAGGTAAAATACATGCAGAGACTAGAGGGTATTGAATAATATGCTTTACCTTAGGCCAAATGGGAACTACCCCAGGGTAGTCCTTGGAAATGCAGTTTATTACTTCTTGCGCTATACCCCATCCCTTATTTCCTTCGAGAACTCCACCAACCATGACAAGGGGAAAAGAACCCTTTCCATCTGCAATGTTAATGCTAACAATGAAAGTTGAGGGAAAACTTTGATTAAACAATTCAAAAACGGTTAGTTTCAGAAGAGGGGGGGCAGGAAAACCAAGTTTACTAACTATGACCAAAGAACTCCGCTATTGCAGTACCTGAACCACACAATCCAAGTCTTTGAACAACGGCAGTCACGCTTAGAGCTAATTCCTTAACTGAATCTTGCAAGATATTGTTTGCAACTTCATCCCCTGCTTCTGCACATGACACAACAGCAGGAACAAGTGCAGCAATGCGAGCCCAAGATTGATCTGCGTATGTCCACCTAATTTTCGATGATAACCAAAAGTATATGTGATCCGTTTCTATTCCAACATACATGATACAGTACTTTTCACATCATTCCAACTCATGAATTGAGGTATAAATGTcagaaactgaagaagaaacAACCATATTTCTCATCAAAAGCTCAGGAAACACTCAAGTTTCTGATATGCTAAAATGCTGAACTCTCGTTTCATTAGCTTTCAAAAAATTTTACAGCTGCTACAAGTAAACCTGAGCAGCCTTCAAAATACTACAGATTACTACATGCACTAATAAAGATCAAAACAAGCCTCGGCATGACTTCAATGTATATGAGAAAGATAGAGAGAAACTATATATATCATTTAAAAGAATTGTTCTCTTCTTATAATTGGAATATATTTGATTCCTTCTACTAAATTTAGTTTATATTAAGAGAGGAGATAGTGAAGATTGTGACTGATAATGCCAATCGAAAGAGTACATACCCAATGAGTTCATCAGCAGAAGAAAGACCAAGAGTCTGAAGAATGCTATTTGTGAGCTTCGTTTGAGGACCACGACCATCATGCGCTCTTATAATTGCAGTTAAAGCCTGCGCTGATATGCCATACCCACTGAAATAACAGAAGGTATCATCTTCAATGAAAAGTGGcgaaccaaaataaaaaattgtatgTAATGCACAATACTCTCAGAAATGTATCAATATAGATCAGCATGGAATGCAgtaatataattttgaaatacaAACATATTGAAGAAACGAATTAACATGCAGAGTGCAAAGGCCCGCCCCGGAGTCCTAGTCTTGATTGTACATTAAAATTACGAATAAATGATTAATTATACCATTATCTATCAGCataagtttttgatattgtGGTGAATTAATGTGGTGTCAAAGCAGGTCAGTATTTAAATTCCTGTAATATTCTTTTTTCTGCAATTAATATTTAATGTCACACATTCAGCATTAGGCTAATTTTTATCCCAACAAGTGAAGGTTTCTTAAGAATAGGAATAAATATATCATAATCTATCAGTTTAAGCTTTTGAGTCTAAGTTGTGATACAACAATCGTTACAAAAAGTGCACTTGGGAGGAGATTTAGTTCTGTAATGTCTTGAGATGTTGAACATTGAACTCTCTGAATTTCTTTTTCCTTGAACTACTATCCGTAAAACCTCAACTTTAAGGACAAACCATTATGTCCACTAGATAACTGAGCAAGTCACATTTGATCAGGTAATATGCTGAAAGGAGACAATAGGAAccaaaaatgaaagagaaaattAGAGGTTGagtgtttgtgtgtgtgtgatGGTGGTGGTGGGTGGGGGGAGGATAAAGAAACCTGTGTATTGCACAAAAGAGGAATACAGCCTAGAGGAAACTCAACACTCAAGCACACACCAGCAAGGAATACTAGGACAGGTATATTAGGAAACAAATAAGGTGATCCTCCTACAATCAGTCAAACAATTTAAGAGCATGTGTTCATGTGAGAGAGAAAGAGACCTTCCCCAGTCACCCAAGATTGGTCCTGCACCAGCTGCTCGAGCTTCTCTTCCATCATCCGTAAATCCATAAGCAATGCTCCCAGTGCCAGCAATTAGAACACAACCACTAAGCTTTCCCATGGTACCACTTGCCAGAGCAGCCGCAGCATCATTTCGAACATAAAGTTTGACATGGCTAGGAAATTTATCTCTGTGcattcaaaacaaatatatcaGAAGAATATAAAAACATAATTGATCCATAGAGTTTCAGATTTCATATGTAATATAGTGAAAACGCTAGCAAATGGAATACCAGCTTGGAACCTGGGAATTGCTCCCAACTCAGATTGTGAAGGTCATTAAATAAAAGGATTCAGCTACAATATGCCACTAAGGGATATTGCATTGTATAAACCACTATAATCAGTCCATAACACTACATGAACTGAGTAGAAAGAACAATGGTCATCCTAGGATTTCAGATCCAAATATGAGCATATAACATGCTCCATCAGTTAATTAAAAGACAGAACTCAGAAGAACGTAGTTTCATAGAAACAGCCAAGAATCCTTTCTTGGTCCATACCTGAACCAATTCAAAATCCTTTGCTGATCCGTTGGATGGTTTACACCAGAAACAGATAAACAAATAGCTCGAACTGCAGACAGATCCGAACCTGATTTTGAAAGAGCCTCAGCCATTACTTGCTCCAACGTTTCCCTCGCAGCAGTTTCTAGAACAAAGAAGCAAATTTACACCAATGACCTATCAATACTAAAATCTCATATTAAATACTTTGAAACCAACCGGCCTTTTTTCTCCACACCAATTCACACTAAGTCTGATGTCCAtctttcaatattttaaattctGAAAACATAAGAAATGGCACAACATCAAACCAGTGAATCCGGTAAAAAAAGAACAACTCACAGGCTGCCTCTGATTGAAACAAAGTTTATTAGGTTTAAAGAGTTGCAGTTAAAATTATCCTCCATTGCAACTGTCAACTCTCAATATCTTGTTGTTAAAAGAATTCAACAACAAATCAGCTGGGCCAAGGCAACGTTCCATTGCAACTGTCAATTcttaacataaaaaaaactgattCAACAACAAATTAACTTTTATAGGAATTCACAAATGATAGCCATGCTAAATGCACTTTGGTTAACGTCTCTTAAGGTTCTCTCTTTATGCCAAATGACAAAGCAGATAGAAATCCCCAAGGCTAATCGCATTTATGTTGAATAAATGAAACCGGAAGCCAGAACCTATTTCCTTACAACTTTGCATTCAACAATCTTTCAAAATACAGCCACCAGCTCAGGAAGAACAATGAGAAACAGAGGCAGAAGAAAATCAATacgaaaaaaatgaaagaacagtaataattcaatacaaaaatcgGCAGAAAGAGAGAGAGTACCGCCGACGCTGTTATGGTTGGAGCAGCCGGCTTCGACTCGGgcaagaagaggaggagaatcAGGAAGATGAAGAGAGTGAGGATGGAGAAAAGGAACACAAACACAGACGGTGGAGGTCGTTCCTCCATCAATTCCAAGAATTACATCTCCAACAGCTCTTCCTCCGCCAGTTCCGCCGGATAATTCCCGCTCGAATTCGGAGATTTCCCCATTCCTATGTTTCTTCGTCATCTAGAAAGAACAGGAAACAGAATCCGGGACAAGAACGGTGATCCTTTTGCCTTTAGTGTCTCCTCTGAATTACACTCAAACCGCTTCAAAAATCGAAACCAATACTATCCTTCGTTGTGCAGAAATGCTCGGAAATTGAGAGAGAAGACGAAGATTGACGGTAAACGACAGAGAAAGCAGCCGAATCTTTTGCTGTTGATTGTCCACTGGATGATCCTACAATTCAACCATTACGATTTTTTTCTTCACAATTTTGAAGAACAATTACGATTaggagaaaataaataaatttgatatCTTTAACTTTCCTTCTCTTACGATGTCAAAATGATAATATTGATTTAGTATTATTATACTTAAAAGGACAAATGGCAACAAACACACCGcttaatttaaattcaaaattaaactcttcaatttatttaaaattcaaTGTGTATAATTATATACATTATAATGATCATAtaagtttgaaattttaatatttttttccttttcatttgtTAGCCAGATTAAAGATCCTATTATTTTCGATTAAAGTTTGAAAGTATAattataactataattttcttttacaattttCCCTGTTaagaaaactaaataaatataaaatgtttttttataaaaaaaaacataaagagTTACATTAGGAAAAAACAAATATgcctttttgaaaaaaataattaaaactatTTCCTCTCAATTTTGTTTGCACGAAATAGTATTAGGTGGCACCATGAGTATATGTTTTAACAATAATAGCAccaacattttcaattttgtaaatatagcaaGTTTTTAATTTCGAttgacattttttattttaaacttttaattattCCAAATTGCCCTCTTCTCCATCGTTCTTCTCTACcgttcttcttttctcttttgtttctttcttttaggTTTCTCCTCTTCGTCAGCTTCTCTTTTTCtcatcttctcctcgtcttttttttctcttctccacCGTTCTTCTTCATCGTTCTTCTTCTCTCTTATGCTTCTTTCGTTTAGGTTTCTCATCTTCGTCTACTTCTCTTTTTATCGTTttctcttcgtcttcttctcctcttctcacccttcattctttttcttatagggaaaacaatttgtttcttcaattatgtatgtatttcttctcCCTTTTTTAAAGCCCTAATCATTCTTTCTTATATTTATGTATACATATTTCTCTAATTGGTGTTCGAATTTGGTAAGGGAGTTTGATCGCcatcttttccttcttcttcttctaggAATCACTCTATTTATTATTGATGGAAATTAAAGCTATGATTTGTTCTTCCTcgtctcttttatttgttcatttaTTTGTATCTCATCTTTTTTACTAAAATTGGTAAgatagttttgttttatttatttacgtttggttctatttttgttttaatttgtatcagttttgtaTACTAGTGATAtgatgtacttatattatatgtattagttgactaaTACACTTATaggtgttttttatttttccaaaattgtgcagttcattgtagttatggttaagcTTGCAGTGATTATTTTTCAtagtggtcaatgggatgagcgACAGTGCTAtatggattacaaaacaaattctgttttggttgatggagtgatatcatcatttAATACTTTTGTGAACTTAATATGTATTGAACAGGTTGAGTCATGTgttgaactttcaattttgttgCCTATAGGTAGTAATGATGTTCAGCATGTTCTTAAGGTTGTTGAAGATAAATATGTGACTTAGTTTTTGACATTAGTTAAGGATCAATCTACCCAATATCCTTTAGTTGCTCATTCTGTAGATAtagtttttgttgtttcaattggttcttttttttttccatagtTGAGGTTGATTAGGGAGGTGAATTAGCAATTTTTAGAGATGTTAACTTTGTTTCCAAGATTCTCTTCAGCATTAGCCTgtttaagtaaattgaaaatggTTCATTCAATCAAGTTGATCATGTATACAAATCAATGCATTATCAAAaacatatcaagtatatcaaacatataatatgtatcaattGTACTAGTGAAGTATATTAAGTGTATCAGTAGGATCTCAAGTGTATTTAATCAATCAAGTTGATCACGTAATGTATCAAGcatataatatgtatcaattGTACTAGTGAAATATATTAAGTGTATCAGCAGCACCTCAAGTATATTTAATCAATCAAGTGTATTAGTAAACATAGAAAGTTTACTGACAACATTTAACAAtacatcaagtgtatcaaacatATCAACAGCATATAAActgcatcaagtgtattaaatctatcaagtgtatcaacaatacATCAAATGTATCAAAgttattaagtgtattaaatctatcaagtgtatcagcaaaccataaCAAGTATATCGACAATACACAAATTATATCATGCTTAGTACAttagtgtatttaattgattgaatATATCAACAAAGTttagcaagtgtatcaacaacatatcaagtgtatcaaactaatgATGTGTATCAGTGAAGTCGTAGAGAGTAAAAGAACAAGTGTATGAGTAGTACATCAGCGAAACAAATCAACTGTATCAATAGTATATAGTGGTGTATCAAAGATATTTTATGTGCCAAGTACAGTAATTACCAAAAATACAAAAAGTGCCAAGTATAATAACCACTTCTTTCTTGGACAATTatcctttcttctttctttgtctttttctactttttggACCTTCACCATTTTGAAAATTCATTTTCCTCTTTATCGTTTTCATTTTTCAATCCTTTCCCTGTTTTGTTTGTGTTCAATaacaatatataaaatattagttttaacaagttttttgtattcaacaataatataaaatattagaaaaagaaatcaaacaaTGGGTTAATAGTATAGAAGTGTATGAAATATACCTTGCCATTTCGATTGAAGTGTGTATCAACAATTACTTGAAATAGGAAATGTTCAGAAGATGAGTAATGAACGATAAATAGTTATCGACAATGTTTGAAAATCAAAGTTCCTTGATGACAAGGTTGAAGTTTAGTCTCCATGAATTGTATCAACAAGATGGTCTTCGACTGAGGTTGAAGTTTGGTCTTCATTTGATGTTCGGTAGTTCAATGGTGAATCATTGGGGAAGATAAACGTGAAACCCTAAAATTTTGGGGAAGACAAAATGTGGAATTATGAAGGGAAGAAAGAAGACGTCTGAAATGTTTAAATGTTAGGTTTGTAATTTTGTATTATTCAAATGGGGGTTGAGCTTGAATTTTGCCATTTTTGCAAAAATAAAAGTCATGTGCTATGAGTCTAATTTATCAAACTAATTTTGTCACACCTGGAAAAgcccttctttctttctttctttcttttttttaataatttgtaCCAATTCTTAGCTAAAttctaaaagtaaaaataaCATATTAAAAATTGTTCGTTTTAAGGCCTCCTTgttaacttttttgttttttgttttttgtttttcaaaattaatttttaaaagaccATGTGGGTTTAGTAACTATTTCACTTCTTAGTTTTTTAAACAACAAACtcgtttttaaatttataaaagaaaattaa
This region of Cucumis melo cultivar AY chromosome 7, USDA_Cmelo_AY_1.0, whole genome shotgun sequence genomic DNA includes:
- the LOC103493009 gene encoding uncharacterized protein LOC103493009 isoform X1; amino-acid sequence: MTKKHRNGEISEFERELSGGTGGGRAVGDVILGIDGGTTSTVCVCVPFLHPHSLHLPDSPPLLARVEAGCSNHNSVGETAARETLEQVMAEALSKSGSDLSAVRAICLSVSGVNHPTDQQRILNWFRDKFPSHVKLYVRNDAAAALASGTMGKLSGCVLIAGTGSIAYGFTDDGREARAAGAGPILGDWGSGYGISAQALTAIIRAHDGRGPQTKLTNSILQTLGLSSADELIGWTYADQSWARIAALVPAVVSCAEAGDEVANNILQDSVKELALSVTAVVQRLGLCGSDGKGSFPLVMVGGVLEGNKGWGIAQEVINCISKDYPGVVPIWPKVEPAIGAALLAWNFLKDSQQE
- the LOC103493009 gene encoding uncharacterized protein LOC103493009 isoform X2, which translates into the protein MTKKHRNGEISEFERELSGGTGGGRAVGDVILGIDGGTTSTVCVCVPFLHPHSLHLPDSPPLLARVEAGCSNHNSVGETAARETLEQVMAEALSKSGSDLSAVRAICLSVSGVNHPTDQQRILNWFRDKFPSHVKLYVRNDAAAALASGTMGKLSGCVLIAGTGSIAYGFTDDGREARAAGAGPILGDWGSGYGISAQALTAIIRAHDGRGPQTKLTNSILQTLGLSSADELIGWTYADQSWARIAALVPAVVSCAEAGDEVANNILQDSVKELALSVTAVVQRLGLCGSALTLQMERVLFPLSWLVEFSKEIRDGV